The genomic window ACACAGCTATAATGTGGAAATTTCAGATTCATCTCCAAACACATTATTCAATCCTTTTTTTAGATAGACATAATTGTAAAGTGATATTTACCATATTATCAGTAACTCCTGTGGGTGGAAGGGAATGAAACAGCAAGAAGGAGATGCATGAAGGGCCATAACAAAACTGGACCCAAACCTGCCATCAATTCtgatcattttttttcctgaaaaggctgtgctggcagcactcAGACACTGTGTTCCTGACCTAATATGTTAGGAGACATTTTAGGAGATTTTCCCAGCTATTACTTAAATCTCATTCTTAAATGTGCATGTGACAACCAAGCAAGTATTTAAAAGGTCAAAGGAGAGGGGGTTTAGTAGCTGTCACTCTCCAGGGCATATTCATGGGCTGTAACTTGGGGAAGTGGATGCTGTGCCCAAAATCATGACTGGTGCTCCTGATCCTCACAGCCCTGTGCTCATGGCCCAGCAGGCACCCTCTAATCTGATCTGCAGTGTCAGCAGGGAGGAAGGCATCTCCTCCTATGAGACAGAAGCTCTTTCAGTATAGAGGAAAAGGCAGCATTTTATGAGCACTTTTCCTCCATTGTACTATAATGGGTAAAGCCATCAGGAGCTTCTGTTTAGTCATACGGGGGATTGTGCCAAGACTATTTGCGTGTGTTTGATGGATCCCTTCCTATCTCAGCTACAAAACTTCCAGCCTCTGTGTGGTCCCCAGTGAAGGGTGAGGAAACCCCCAGCATGTCGGGCTGAGAGCTCACAGGAGAGCCTGACGAGTACCCGTGCTGTCAGTGGTTTCTGTTACACCTGAGCAGCTTGAGGAAAGTTGCCCCTTGCTCCCACCTGCCCTCAGAGATGATTCAGATCCATCTTTCCAAACCAGCTACTGATCCACACACTGATTTTACATCACACAGTCATAGTCACTGCCAGCAGAGATGGTGTGaggagaacagcagcagctgaggagccCTGGCTGAGACAGAAGGGGCTGAGGCTCAAAACAGCCACACCATCATGTAATGCTCTGAGGTGCCAAGTACATAAATCATGTTTCTTGGTGTTTCTGTGCCCCTGTTTATAAAGCTGTGGATTTCAAGAGCTTCAGAGGAAACTCTGCAACTGGGCACGTGACATTAATCAATCTGTGTCATACAGTTCAAGGATCTTATGAAAAATGAGGTGTAGGAGGTGTTCTGCACAGTTCCCAGACAGCTCCCTATTTTTTGAGTTTCATCTAACAGCCATCCTGGGGAATATCAACCTTGTCTCCAGCCCTAGCAGGGAACAAATACTTCATAGGACCTAAaagagagaaaggcagagaaaaatgataagggaaaaaggaaaagggaagagatttttttttaatgtgtattaaATCTGTTATTCCCAATAGTTACATTGAAGTGAGATGCACATTTGGAGGGCTGCATCAAAAAATTTCCATCAGCCCCTCTCAAGCTGCCCCTGCCACCCCATTTCTAGCAGGGTAACATTCCAAATTCTCCAAACCCAACACAGGAAGTTTCAGAGTTGGCACCAACGAGGCTGATCCCACAGACACCCACCCAAGagattttatgtatttgtacTCAAAGTCCGGTTAGAATCTAAAGGTATTTAGCTTAAATCCTGATTTTTCAGACTGCAGCTGCCCATTTGTCTAAAGTTAATttcacacaaaaatatttagctAATTGCCTAATATGCCTGGGGCTCTGCATCTGCCTCTCTCTGGGTACTGGGTATGTGGTACTGCCAAAGGACAGTGCCAGAGGAATTTCCAGGAACCACTCATCTAATTAAAGCTGAGCATGTGCATATGTTCAGCAGAGTGGATATCTTCAAGCTGGGGATTACACTGCCTGTCAAATGCACCTTCTCTGTCTTTCCAAGCGTGAATACACTTAAAACCTTCCCAATGGCAATAGATCTGtcaaacttttctttctctggtttAAGGAGAGGACTGTACTATTTTGTTCTGTATGAATTTTATACCCTATAGGTAATTTGCTTGagtgaaacacaaaaaatattagaaacttCCCTGCtgttcacacacacagattCCTTGGACATGGGGGACTCAATGTTGCAGGAAATCTCTGCACTTTGcttcattaaaatataaatttagatCTTTTCATAACATTGATGTACTGTTTATCCTTCCTATTACAAACCATATAACTCGAGGGGGGGGAAAAGGCAAAACATAAAAAGCCTGCCATTTCCGGGAATGCAAGTTTCCATTAGACACAAGAGCCAATGATCTAAACCTCAACCagtgggaaagagaaagaacttcAGAGATTTCACTGGGGGCTTTGTGTCATTGTGCTTAATTTCTCCTATACTCAtcccaaacacaaaaccaagCTGAACATCGTAATAGGACTGACTGCCCAGCAATAGCTGTGACCCATGAAAAGGAAcgtctttttccttttcttgcatAGACAGGTAATTAAGTTTGTCGAAGGCAGCAGAGGTCATGAGATCTTGGCTTTGGTCTCCCAAACCCTTACGCAcatgctttgctttctgcttgcAAGCCAGATTCCAGGCGAGATATACTTAGGAAGGCGCAATTCTTGCCTTGCCAGGGGCGGCAACCAGGAGCGCAGCTGGGGCTGGCGCTGCGAACGCCCGGAGAGGTGTGAGCACCTTCGGTCCGCCGCTCAGTGGGCTGGTCCCCACCTAAAACGCCCCATGCGCCGCATCCTCCATGGGCACCGCGCAGCGCACGGAGCGCCCGTGCCCCGCACCGGCACCGATCGCTGCTCCCCACACCATCCCCGCACCAGGCTCGCACCAGCCCCACTCCCCGCTCCCCGCACCATCCGCGCACGAGTCCCGACCGCCGCTCCCCGCACGGGCCCCGCCGCATCCCGCCCCCGAGCCCCCGTCCCGCCCCGCCTGCGGTGAGTGCGGGCGGGGcagggggtccctgaggggcggggcgggctcaggcagcccctgccctgccccggtGGGACGGGCCAGCCCGCTGGGGAGCCGCGCTTTTCGTGGGATTTTTCTGTCACCCGTCTGGGGACAAAGTTTGGGAATAAAGGGAGGGTTTCTCCGCCTAATCGCGGAAGGGAAGGACAGCTGTGAAGGGGAAAGGCGAGCGCCTGCTCCGGGGTGTCCCGTTCCCTGCTTCCCGCACCTCCAGCTCGGCTCCTTCTTGTGATGCTCGCGGGGATCGGGGCAGGGGCTCTcggcagggtgctgggtgcgATGTGGCCGTAAGGAACGAGTCTGCACGCTCTCTCCACAGACTGCCCTCGGCTCAAACCAGAGACGTCTTGATTCTTCAGGTCCTCAAGGATGAGAATAACTTCGTGATTCGTGTTCTGGTACCTATACAGTCACTGCTGTCTCCCGGAGGAACAGATCGAGGAACCGACCTGGCGTACGACAGGGTACTTAACACTGCGTTTTTGAGACTCTTGTGCAGCCTCCCTTCCTGCAAGGAGCGTCCAGATAGCATCGTTCCTTTGTGTTACGAGCCGATACCAACTGCTCATATAAAAATGATGGTCTGAAAGAGGGAGGGCACTGTGGAATTAACGTTTAATGTAATGGGGTTTGCTAGGGGGTACCTACGAGGGCTTCTTGCTGTAGTGCACGGGTAAGGAGTTTGACCAGGTCCTCTCTTTTTGCAGGGCAGAGTGAGCCCTGCGGAGACGCTCTAGAGGCACCACCCCGCACTTCTCATCTCGCTGAGTGGACTATGGTGGCAGGAAGATGTTGGCTCGGAAGAGTATCATCCCTGAAGAGTATGTGTTGGCACGGATCGCTGCCGAGAACCTGCGCAAGCCGCGCATCCGAGACCGGCCACGCAAAGCTCGCTTCATCGCCAAGAACGGCGCCTGCAACCTGGCGCACAAGAACATCCGCGAGCAGGGGCGCTTCCTGCAAGACATCTTCACCACCTTGGTGGACCTGAAGTGGCGTCACACGCTGGTCATCTTcaccatgtccttcctgtgcagctGGCTGCTCTTTGCCATGATGTGGTGGCTGGTGGCTTTCGCCCACGGCGACATGGACCCGAGCACAGAAAACCCCACGAACAGCACGAAGTGGACGCCGTGCGTGACGTGTGTCAGGTAAAGTGCGGCCAGTGGGATGAAGgcaggggagggagcagagctgcctgctgtgctggcatTGCCTAAACTGCAGCTTTTAGTTTACATGAACCATTGTGTTTGGTTGAGACAGCTGAAAAGTGCGGTGTTTTCCTCTAGATGACGTATATTCAGCAAGCCTGCTGGGCTTGGAAAATACTGTACTGTAGATTTCTTTGATTCCTTACAGGATCTGTGAGAGAGGGAGACCTGCTGCTTTTCATGTGTCTCCACACTCTGTGGGTAACATACCTTGCCTGTCGAGATAAGAGCCTGCTGCAAGAGTGGGTATGTGTTATATGTATTGTAACATTGTCTACAGCAGCGGGAGCATCTCCAGCCAAAGCTGGGCACTCCAGAGTGGTGCCCAAGACACCAGCCTTGGGTGCCAGGAAGGGCTAGCAGGAGAAATGTCACTTAGGACAAAACTAGATGTCTTTCAAGGTGACTCTCACAAGACAGTTAAATATGGGTTGTTTCCAAATACCTTGGTGAAGCCACAGGCCACTGGTTTGACAGAATGAGTTTCCACAGTGAACACGATGTGTCAGATAGTGAAAGCTTAAGGGATGACTATATTAAATATCACCTGTTAGGGTATTTTACCTTCCACTCCCAAACCCATGAGAGTTGTCGAGGCACTGATAAACCGGCATGTACACACATGGAAGAGAAGACTGTTGATTGGAGGTAGTATAAGCAATGAGACCGCTTCAGCATCtgttaaatatctttttttagGGAGAAAGTTCCTGGTTTGGTACCATCAGACTGTCCCAGATTAGCTGCCTTTACACAATGAAGTGCTGTAAGGgtctggggggctgcagggtcCTCTGAGACATCAGAGTATCCATGccacttttctccttttctcctacATAGTTTTGAGGCACTTCACCAAATTTGAAGGGACATTATATCTGGCTCATGAGGGAGTAGAGATTTAATTCTCCCTTTGATATTTTGCTAAATAGGAATTTTCCAAACTAAAAGAAATGGGGGTTTTTCTGAGCTAATCTCCGTTAGTTTTGGGGGGGGAttggagcaggaattgctgtCTTATTTATCTTCCAATGTGTGGCCACAAACAGCCTCCTCTGAACTGAGATGTCATGACCCAGCTTGTGCCTGCAGGAGCATTACCCCCAGCTGTAATTAGGGAGTAGCTACaaccctccagctcctcaggctCAGCTGAGGGGACAACCCTCCTTGTTGTTGGCAGCCCCCTGGGCCTGTCCCACCCCATGGAGTGGTTACTGGGTCACCTTGCAGAGCCTGAGTTGGATGCCAAGGGCTTTGTGCCGCTGGGACCAGGTACATCCACAGCCAGGGCTCTGTCCCTCGGttcctccccacagccccagctgctgcagccccacattGGCAGCTCTTCCAGGATGACTCCTGCCAGGAGAGCCAGGAAGGGTGTGGAAAAGCAGAGGGGATGAATTGGTGTAACTCTCTGGTTTAGCCTGTGCCAAAGAACAGGGACCTGGAGGGGCtcagccagcagctgctccagtgtCCATGTGCAAGCCATGGAAAATCATTTTGCTTCATAGTGAAATACTTCGTTTTGTTAAATCTGGCTACCACTTGGCTCAAAGCCATGAAGTAACAATGTGATTGCTGGCATTTTTAAGAATGGTGAGTAGTTGGGCATAAAATGTCTTTGATATGCCAAAATAATGGCAAATAATTCTTAACCTACTTCCTTGAGATTTAGGCCCACAGATATTTCAGGAGAGCTTTCTTGGATAGGTGCCGTTACAGATTTGTGGGAAAACTGGATTTTGAAATTTTAACTAGTGCCTAGAACTCGCACAGCACTTTGACTTCTCAAAGTACTGCAGACATTTCTAAgtctcacagctctgccacaaaaagcaaacattatCCAGAAAGGAACACTGTTACCAAGCTCTAAGGGGAAGGACCTGGGAACAGAGTAGTTTGGAGTTTCTGGCTCCCTTTTCATATGGTCAAAATGCTTCACAAGCTTGCCATTTCAGTTCCTTCCACCATTAAAAGGGtggattttctttatttttctttttaaaaggagTATGGTTAAAGGAAATCAGAATATTTACTCTGCAGAGCTTTCAGTTGAATTAAGCTGAATTAAGTTTAATCCAGAAGTTTCATTCTGcatgtaaataaatattcatgagCATAAGTAATCATTCCATGGATTGTATTAATTAACTCCTTAGTCCCTGATTTCTTCAGagtgaaatgcaaaaaataaaccccCTCAATATAAAGGAATTtgttaaagattaaaaaagtagaaaagtCAAGAGTTCTTTCAAAGATATCTCTGCAGAGACTGGCTGGCTTTCTGAAAGATGGACTTTCTCATTCTATAGAAAATTATCCCTGATATTGCCTACACTATTTTAATGTCTCCTCATGACCCCAGTGAAAGTATggttaggaaaagaaaaatatgaaaaagcagATTAACTGAGAAGTGAACTGAACCCAATGAATGATTCAGACCCATCTTCCTGGGCAGGACATATTTTCCATAGTAAAGCCCTGCTGAGCATGGTGGTGCTTCAGATTTGGTGGATTGCACTGTGTTCAAAAGGTGATTGTCATATTAGTTCATATGAGACCCAGCATGCTGCAGGTTTACCAGATAAACCCCAAGGTACTGATTTGGGGACACAAGAGACTTTGCTGAAGGAAAAGACTTACTTCCTTTGGtgataaaaggaaattaaaaacctTGATAATATACAGGGTATATGACTTTGTGGGCTACTATAAATAATGTGTTTTGAAAAGTTTGTGCACAGGATTTTCTGCTGTCCAGCACCATATAATATTAGGGCATTTAACTTAACCCACACTTCTACAACTTCTGTGCTGAAATTTGCCAGCTGGTCTTGCCATGGCAGTGAGCTAAACCCAAACCCTGGGGCAAAGGATGTGCAGGGACATCTCTCCCACTGGCCACTGGCCTCTCTCTGCAGCCTCATCCTGCAGGTTCAATCACAAGGCAAGCAAGAGTTTGGGAAGTGTCCCGAATCTGGGAGTGTCAGGGAGATTCTGGGTCATGATTCAGGTAGTATGAATGAAATGCCGCTATTTTCCCTGTTCTCTTTCCCTGCACTGGTGGAAGGATCTTGCTGCGACAGCTGATTGCTCACTATTGCCAAAACCACCTCTCTCCACAGGGAGCTTCATGGGGTGGAGGAGGTGGAAAGCCCAGGTGTTACAGAGCTGTTGGGTAACACAGTGGGGCAGCATATGTTCTGAGTAGAGACTCCCATGGGCTGCTCAGGCTCACCTCGTGTGACAGATGGTCTTTTAGGAGCTCAGGCTCTGAGGTCTTCCCTACCACCAACAGATACCCACCACCCATACAAAAACAGAGTCACGAAGCTGTTTTTGCTGATGTTAACAGAAGGCTTAAGTATGCCAGAACCATACAAATAGTCCCTTAGGTTTGTTTCTACAAAGTAAATGTTAACAGTTTCCCAGTTTGTGTTCTGTCCTGAGAGTCAACTTCCtgaagttgtagccaggtgggggttggtctcttcctacaggcactcagcaataggacaagggagcacgggctcaaactctgccaggggaaattgaagttggagatgagaaaaaacttctttgtagagagagtgctcaggcattggaatgggctgcccagagagggggtggatttcccatccctggaggtttttaaactgagcttggccgtggcactgagtgccatgatctggtaaagggagtggagttggcccaagggttggacttgatgatctcggaggtattttccaacccaatccttTCTATGATTCCTGCAATCTTCTCCCACAGGTCCTTCACCTCCgctttcctcttctccattGAAGTCCAGGTGACCATTGGCTTTGGGGGCAGGATGATGACAGAGGAATGCCCCTTGGCCATCACGGTGTTGATCCTGCAGAACATTGTGGGTCTGATCATCAATGCTGTCATGCTGGGCTGCATATTCATGAAGACAGCTCAGGCTCACAGGCGGGCAGAGACGCTGATCTTCAGCCGCCAGGCTGTCATCGCCGTCCGCAACGGCAAGCTCTGCTTCATGTTCCGTGTGGGAGACCTGAGGAAAAGCATGATCATCAGTGCCTCAGTGAGAATCCAGGTGGTAAGGAAGACCACGACCCCCGAAGGGGAAGTCATACCCATTCACCAAGTAGATATCCCTGTGGACAACCCCATTGAAAGCAACAACATTTTCCTCGTGGCTCCCTTAA from Pithys albifrons albifrons isolate INPA30051 chromosome 3, PitAlb_v1, whole genome shotgun sequence includes these protein-coding regions:
- the KCNJ8 gene encoding ATP-sensitive inward rectifier potassium channel 8, whose protein sequence is MLARKSIIPEEYVLARIAAENLRKPRIRDRPRKARFIAKNGACNLAHKNIREQGRFLQDIFTTLVDLKWRHTLVIFTMSFLCSWLLFAMMWWLVAFAHGDMDPSTENPTNSTKWTPCVTCVRSFTSAFLFSIEVQVTIGFGGRMMTEECPLAITVLILQNIVGLIINAVMLGCIFMKTAQAHRRAETLIFSRQAVIAVRNGKLCFMFRVGDLRKSMIISASVRIQVVRKTTTPEGEVIPIHQVDIPVDNPIESNNIFLVAPLIICHVIDKRSPLYDISAADLVLQDLELIVILEGVVETTGITTQARTSYVAEEILWGHRFVPIVTEEEGVYAVDYSKFGNTVKVAAPRCSARELDEKPSILIQTLQKSELSHQNSLRKRNSMRRSNSIRRSNSMRRTNSSLMVPKVQFITPEGSQSTSET